The Dermacentor andersoni chromosome 1, qqDerAnde1_hic_scaffold, whole genome shotgun sequence genomic interval attttattccatctacgtagatgatatacaaataggttttaaatcctgtaaccttgcagtgtgcgaaagacaagtacagcagggattgaacaagatagatatctaagtgggcagacgaaaatgggtttAAAGTCAACCCCCTCAAAAGTTggtgtgttctctttacaagaaagagaggcctagttccagatccgtgcatggaactgtgtggagaagaaatacctgtcaacaaagaacacaaatttctaggtgtaatacttgactctaagcttacttttatcccacacataaaatatctcaaagctaaatgtctaaaaacaatgaacttactcaaaATACTGTCACaaacaacatggggtagcgacaggaagtgtataatgaatatttataagagcctcattcaatcaaggttagactatggcgccatatagtatacaactctgcctccccgagtgcactaaagatgctggatcccgtccaccacctgggtatctgtctggccacaggcgcattcagaactagccccattgaaagcttatatgtagaatcgaatgagtggtcactcaatctgcagagatcttacaccagctttacatatttccttaaagtgcactctaatcctgaacatccgtgttgtgaaactattaacgattcgacatgtactgcacttttccgtaatcgaccctctgtgagacagcctttctcactccgtgtgagggagcttagcgtggaaatggatgttccactcttcgaacaccgcttaatgcctccagcgaagcagctaccgccttgggattggcaggtgatagaatgtgatatatctttcctAAGAGTTACAAAATACGCAGCAGAGCTCGAAATAACGAATGTATTTCCATGAACTCCAATTGAAGTACTGTTGTCCCAAATTCTACACCGATGCGTCAaaatcgcatgttggtgtgtcttacgcggctgttggACCATCTTTCTCTGAAGCAGGTGTACTGAACCCCCATACAAGCATCTTTACCACAGAAGCCTAagcagtactgtctgcggtaaaacacataaagaaattaaaactagagAAAGCGATCATATTCACGGACTCGTTAAGTGTTGTAAAAGCACTACTGTCCTTAAGTAAACACAGAAATAATATTCTCATTGAGCTTTACTCTCTcgtgtgcaatatttattcgtctcgtagacatgtgacaatatgctgggtccctggtcatagatgcatcgaaggtaatgtgttggccgaccaaatggccacatcaattacacCTCAAGCTGGTAATTCCACCACTgctattcctgccacagacctcaagccttttttgcGAACGAAACTGCAAAgctactggcaacgcatgtgggacaaagaaacaaataataagctgcatttGATTAAGCTAACGATAGGTTTCTGGCCCACCGTTACAAAAACAAGACggactgatgtcctattctgtagactcagagtaggacacacatatggtactcacaattttctgcttactggcaatgaacctcctacctgtggtagatgtggtgaaaggctcaccatcctccacgtcctcgtgaAGTGTCAGGAAGCCGaacgagaaagaaggaaacattttcctctagcataccgatATTATCGCCCTCTCCATCCCGTTATGCTTCTTGGTGAGGAACCCCTTTTTACTACCAAAGCTGTCCTAGCTTTCTTGAATGATGTGGTTTTACATGTTAATAGCCCAATAgtatcgtagcgcatcctctctctagaggatactgctgtgatagtagtccttgtacagcacacgccttcaggtccttgtgcttcaaggactctgttagggcagtagtgctttttcaaattttttatcaAAATGACCAATTTTAGCACGATGCAATTCCTTTACAATGCTTCTTTTGCGTCCTTGGCACACGTCACAATCATAGTCAcagttttattacatgtagctcttGCACATTTTTGCAGTgaccgtcttttaggcccctttacagccttGTAACATTCACTGCTTGTAATTTATCGCTTCACTTTGATTTCATTAccattggcttggcgctctttggccatacctggcccttgtgccataaaaCGCCACACATCATCAGCAATCAACTGCTAGCAGAATATTCCCCAAAAAGGGGAGAGAATCGAGCATTTGTAGGAAGTTATGCTAGCTTTGCCATTTATACTGACTATTTTTTGTACCTCATTATATTTTAAATTTCTGGCTGCAGCTGAGCAGCGCTAATGCTATGGCATATTGTGCTGCACAGCATTGCAGAGCCACAACCAGAAATGTGTTcctaaaaaaaacattacaaagcAGCATGCTAAGTTTGAATGAATATAACTTTTGCTGTCGCTGTTTATGGTGAGAAGTAAAAGGCTGCTTAGCAGCAATGTTGCCCATGGTTCTTGTTGCTGTACAAGGTGATTGTATATGTTTTCAAATTGTACTTTCCGTACTTCTCTTTTAATTGGTACAGTCATTCTATATGCTCTTATTAAATGAGAAGTGAAACAGGGGggctctaatttttttttaattcatgaccatataaagccaacaggcaatgaagcctaAAAATGCCAACTTGCAATGAagccttggcttcattgcctgtatGCTTTATATGATACATACTGTTATAGTAATTTAAGCCTATGTGGACATCTGCATTGCTGTGCCTAAAACATTTGCCTTTTTATAGCATTCGTACATGCTTTCATGTAAGAAAGGTCGATTTCCAAGGCCAACACTCGGGCAGTTTAGCTGTAACTATCATTCCACGCAGTAAAATCATCTGATTCTGTGCCCATATGATTACCCGCTTTCACATCCAGTTGACATTTTAGTCGAATCAGTTCAAGTAGGCTTGCAGCTCTTGCTTGGAATTATCAAAATGTGATGCCACATTCTGTGGCTGTGCGAAATTTGTAGAGATCTTGCTGAATTAAAAATTGATGCTACATATGCATTtgatttattcttatttttctgcTTGTAAGGCATTTGCTTGCAGCTTGGATTAAATtattttggtgctgtttttcgAGAACTGCATCAAAATATAAATATATTTGGCATAAAAATGCTTCAATCAAAAGTTCATCCAGAATCTGGGCCATTGGAACTGCCACTGTCCATGAAGCTGTGGTAGTGGCATGCGTTTGTATTAACAACTTCACTAATTTAGTTACCGTCAGTAACAAAGTTACAATTACTGGTTCTGTTCAAGTCTGTGCAGACGCAACACAACCTTATATTGGCCTACAAATGAAGTACAACATGCAATTTTTCTTGACATTGAATTTAACAGTAATTTTTTGGTTGCACTGAGGTGTAAACATTGAACACTTCACAATACCACCTTGGTCACTAGTATTCCTAATCACTATTTCCTTCAAAATTTAATTGAATAATGTTGTCAGCAGAAAATATCATTCACCAAAGGTCTCCTATGCAAAAATGGAGATGCTCTATCTTGGTTATATGAGTGTTTAGAATGTATACTTTCATAGTGTATGAATTGAGTCAATCCTGTCTTCCAGCATCAGACTTTTGGTTGAAATATGATTTATAATCTGTGCTTGTGCtgggaaatgtttctttttttcttaatttttttcagttttgtgcCACCTTGAATGGAAATGAGTAGTTTTACGAGTATTTCATAACAAATACTAAAATTGAGGAATGTTGAGCAAACAGCAGCGGAGGCCACAGCCAGCCTGCACATAATGTATTTGAGACAGGAGCTTGTTTTGAGTGTACTGCCGTTGCCACACATTTGTTATTGTATGACATATTTATTCAGTTCTGGCTTTACTCCTACGCAGAGGATGGATGGTGGGATCCTTACCATAAGCCTTGGTTCTTGGATGGAGCTGCCAGACCTGACTTTCAAGGAGTGGGACTCATCAAAGCCACAGTCGCCGCAAGGCTCCCCCAACTGCCAAAACCGTGTGTCAGTGCAGCGAGTGGCCCAGTACTACCGGGACTATGTCAACCTCAAGCATCTGCAGCGTTACTTTCGGAACTTTGCCTCTGTGCAGTCTGTGCGGCCTTGCAACTCCGAGGATGACCCGGAAGGGGGCCACTTGTGGGAAGTTAAAGGTGTAGACAAacagactgggacctctttctgcTATGTCACACCACATGTTGTGCTAGCAGCTGGCCATTACGATGCACCAAGGCGGCTTGGCATTCCAGGAGAGGACCTGCCTTTTGTGTCCCATGATTTGGGACAGCTAGAAGTTCTGCTGCGTGACACCAAGAGTTCCATCAAGAAATTGGCTGTTGTAGGAAGTGGGCTGTCAGCTGCAGATGCTGTGATCGCAGCACGTTTCCATGGTGTAGATGTTTGTCATGTGTTCCGCAAAAGGGTGGATGATCCTGATCTTGTGTTTAACCAGCTGCCACGATCTATGTATCCAGAGTACCATAAGGTACACCAGATGATGTCCTCAGCTGAGCATTACCCAGGCTACAAAGCATATGCCCATTGCCAGGTACGCTGCATCCATAGTGATGGCCGCATGGAACTAGATTCAGACACAGAAATTCGAGATGTCTCCCATGTATTGGTGCTCATTGGATCCCACCCAAACCTTGACTTTCTGCCTTTGGAAGGCACACAGCTAGGCCTGGTAGCAGGGCTACCGGTAGACTGCAGGGCTAACCCAATTCAAATTCACCCCCACACTCATGAAACTGAAGCTCTCAAAGGCATCTATGCTCTTGGGCCTCTTGTTGGGGACAACTTTGTACGATTTCTCCAAGGCGGTGCTCTAGCTGTGACAGCACACATTTGGAGGAGTGTGAGTGGCACCTAAGCCTCTCTGGCCAACAGAAGGTACGGGAACAAGGCCTCCAAAGCTACAAAAATACTGTCAGCTGAGCTGTATAGCAAAAATGTCTCACGTGTCACTACATGTTGTGTGTGACCATGTTAATGGGCCCATTACCATGGGGAACCTCTGCCCTGACAGGCATTGTAGCCAAGTCATGGCACAAAATGGTATCTGACCAATGCAGGAACTAGTCTGTATTTTTTATCTATATGGTAGGTTTACTGCTGTTTTTCAGCAGTGTTTGGTGTGAGACCACTGGTGAATTCATTTTTCACTCTTGTGCTTACCATTTCAGTTAAGTAGCCCAGTCGAtggttttttttatatatagaaACATATTTGAAATTTGATGAAATAGGTGTATGTACCATTTGTCATTGTAGCAGTACTGTGTTGTCAATTCAGGTTTATGCTTGCACTCTGATGCAGATCTGATGAAATCTGGATTGCAATGGTCATGACAGTGATACCACCATGATAGACAAGATTATTCCAGTTCACTGTTTGTTGTTTGTTATCATTtctgtgtttatttatttttcatccgTATTGTTTTTATATACAGATACACGTTGAAATTTCCTAAACTCTAAAAACATCTTTTTTTGGAAGGTGTTTATGAATGTGCATTCTTGGTTACATGACTGGTCTTGTAGTTGTGCAACATATAGCTGCACTGCGCATTTTCATTGTTCACTACAAGATCATGTACATTTGTCATAGGTAATGCTGCAAATTCTGCACCTACATATATGTGTTGCATGAATGCATGCAGGAGGCAATCTGCTAACAGTGCCACTTATAAACCAGTGCTCATTTTTTATTGTAGTTTCACAAGAAATGCTGAATGAATATAAGTGTGCATGTATAAGTATCAGTGCTTGTGGAGCTGCCACTGGCAGGTTGAGCagcttcttttgtgtgtgtgtatgtgcatgcatgtgtgtgtgtacatgcatGCATATTTGTGCAGTGAGTCATGTTGAGAATTATATACATATAATTATATGAAGTCTATCATTCCCTATGGGTGCTTTGTACTTGTAAATCGAATTCGTTCTCTGCAGAAAGAAAAGGATTTGCCATTTACATAGAAGCTACATTGAATAGCTTTATTGAGGATTGTAATTGCTCTCAAGCTTCTGGCCTTTAGAGTTTGTCTGATCTGCTCAAGATATAGGATATAGTTGCACTACATTATGACAATTGTAAGATCACTTGTACATTGCTGTAACACTTTCCTGGTCAAATTTCTGTACCTTTAAGCTAATAAGCAGTGTTAAAGAACTGCATAGCTTCAAGGAAAACTGTGATATGAACTTATAGCATAATTTTTAGAGTGCTTGAGTCTGTTAGGAAATGTGTACCATTCAGTTGTACTGCCTTTGACTTTTAAGTGGCAGCAATGGGGGTGACGTGCTGCACAGGCATCACTATGCAGAGGAAAATATTTTCAGGTCCTGATTGTCCACAGCTGTAACGCAAACAATGTAGTAATGAATGTAGGTTCATGTAGAGCTCGTTTACACCTGAAACCATtttataactttctttttttaaggaacTACCCTTATATTATCTGTATAAAACTGCAGATAAAGACATTTATTTGAGCTAAAAGGCTGAATTGAATACATTTGAACATAGATTCATTTCAGGTCCTGATTGTCCACAGCTGTGACGCAAACAATGTAGTAATGAATGTAGGTTCATGTAGAGCTCATTTACACCTGAAAccattttatgtttcttttttaaggAACTACCCTTATATTATCTGTATAAAACTGTGCAGATATAGACATTTATTTGAGCTAAAAGGCTGAATTGAATACATTTGAACATAGATTCAACTTAGTTGTACTTGCAGCTGCAGCTGAGAATGTCGTTCAATCGTGAACTTCATTAAATCAGTGCTCCAGTGTCTTAGCGCTCCTGCAGTCCATGTTCTGAATGAGCTCCAATAGAAATGCAGGCAATGAATTTCAGACATGGCTAAAATGCTCACGCTGTCATTTTGTGTAGTCACGAGTGCACTACTTGATATTTATAGGATAGGCATGTGCACTTGAGCTGCAAAGTTTATATAACCAAAGCAGTTACCATCGTGCAAAAATTTTTCCGCCAATTTTTGTGGTGCAACACAGAATTTCGCTCGTGAAAACATACTGTACACAACAGCATGATTCATGCATTTGTTTAGCGTGTGTAACACCGTAGTTACTGCACTAATCGCCACTCGACAGAAATAAACTATTGTAGGTATGAAGTTAACTTATTTTGTGTCTCAAAAAGAAGTTGCAACCAGTTATAATTTATGACGGATAGGaaagttttctttcctttttattctaACAAATACCCCCCCCCCATTCCCCCTTTATTTCGTTGAGACACTGGTAACTTAGCCCAACTTAGCACACTTGGGCTTGGTGGGCTTATCAATATATTACATAACCTGGTAGGGTTGCTGGTAAGCCCACAGATCTCAAGAGGCAGTCTTtctgcatttctttcttcttttatctttcttttagCACCGATAAAATAATGTATACTCATGCCATTTTATGGGAATTGTGTGCAAAAGTGTGTCCTATGTTGTGGGAGTGGAATCGCTATTGCATCAGCTACACAGGTTGACTAGACGCAGCTGCCATGAGTGCACAGATGCCTGCAGCTGTTCCTGTTTGCATGTTCCTGAGTATCCTCATGGTTCCAAATGCAGTACGCTGAGCATGAGTGCTGACAATACGCCAGGTTAACAGATGGCATACAGCAGCAGATATTAATCTGCTAATTTGTTGTCCTCGTCTTCCTTCAGATGACACTCAGAGGTGTCTGATGTGCATAATCAGAGTGTGAAAATTTCTCAAATCGAGACTGCACAGCAAAATTGCTTttgcaattgaagaaaaaaataatatgcaATGTTCAAGAAAGTGTAACTCAacaaaggaattttttttttcatcgcagcTTTTATTACGTTGGGCCTCTGTAGGTAGTACACTACAAGAAgtgttttgttttgcattttCGCCTTTTCTCAAAAAGCTCGCACTTCGTTTTTTGCCATGTTGGAGTGTTGTGTGCGAATGTCGGCATGAACAAGTAACCACAGAAATCCATGGAACATCCAGCAAGAATCTAAATTTATTTATAGAACAAGGCATACATAGTATGTACAACGAATATCCATTAATAGATAGCCATGCTAGGTGTCTGATGGATATGTGACATACATAAATAAATGCCTATTTAAGTATTTGTTcttgtatatttaaatataagcTGCACCACTGTTTCGTCCATGTAATTTGCAAATGAAACATAACATGTCAGTAGCATACTTCTGTCTCCTACTTTGACACACACAAGTTTTGCTGTCTACTCAGCCATTGAGGTAGATGTCGCAAAAACAGTGTCACATTCAACTAAAAATATCTAATAAGGATTGTAACATAAATAGCATGAATGTTCTGAAACAAGACAACTTTATAGTCTCATACACTCAACCACATTGACTGTTTCTTTTCTTACGACTGACGAAATTCACTATTAAATCTTCACTCATTTGTTTTGAGACAATGGTGCTAGTATGTGCTGACATATGGGTGTGTGAAGGTGCTCTCAACTGGTTGACTGGATGCACGAGATGCTTCAGCAAAATTACAGCACTTgagtgccaaatgtctgatatctGTATTTATCCTGTGGAATGCCAACTAAActcaattgcaaaaaaaaaggtatgCCTTTGTTTTTCCAAAATGAAATATCCAATTTGAATGTTCGACAGATGTTAAGCAGAAATTCAATGATACCCTCAGCATATTGGTGACACTGTTGAAGCTCGGGCAAGTtggtgcaaaatttttttttcaacagcgcaaaggacaaggaccTTTGCGCGGTTGAAAAAGGAATATTGGTGAATGTCCACTACTTGTCCAGTGGGTATCTGTGGTTACCTATGTAGCTGTGGTTCATGCAATGTGGCTTCATACTGTGCTTGTGGTGTAACACCTGACCATATTTTGGGAAACAGTGTTTGATGGCTGCATTATAGAAATGTTACCAGAATATGTGTAGGTGTATAATTTTCGTGTCAATTGCATAACAACAAAGCCCTAAAGTACTACTAACACACACCTACAGGCATTCATTTCTAGGGGTATTGTATTGCCTACAGCAAAGCCAGTAACAGCACTGCTTCCTCCGATCACGGAAGTGTGAAAATATGTATTTATGACTGTTGCACGAGGCATCGCAGGCTTGAGATTCCGTTCATGTGCAACACTGGCCATGGTTACCATAAAAAGGCCAACAGTTGAAAAATTAGTAACTtcatgcaaattgtgcttgttTGCGTTGTAGTGTGATTATAAATATCGGTACTAGGCTGATTGATAAGAGTAACCTAACAAATTATTTTGCAACCATAAGGACATTTGTTTTATTCTGCTCCAACATCATTTAGAGGTGAATCCAGTATATATGATGTTTGTGTGCATTAGTATTAAAttgtgcaaaagaaaaataaattcagACATTTATCAAGCTTGCCTGATGCTTCAGAAGGCTCAGGTTTTAGTCCTTCTAACAGACGTAGCTAAGGTGGTTTGCTATATTTCTGTAACTGCCAGATCAACCTGTAGTAGTAACAATCAAACCAGTTTTTGGTTTTACAGGGAGGGAGCTACTGCAGAAAGCACACCCTTCTCGAAATGGGTACAAATTCCAGTAAGTTTAGCTCCTAAAGCACACAATGTGGCATGTTGCTTGTATAGATTGTTTCGATAATAAAACCCACAATTGGAGGATTTACCTAAGACAGTATACCTAAGGGTGCTGTCTAAACAGAAGCAGCAGGAGCTGCTTTGCCTACAGAAGTTTATGGATTATTTACATTACACCATTCTATGTCACAGTTTTCTCTATACATATGTTTTGCATACATTAGTGCCCGATGATGTGCAGTACTGCACATGTGCTTGAATGAAGAGCATGTGCTTTCTTATTCCACTGAGCAGAGCATAATGGTATTGGCCAGGGTATCACAAATGTTGCCTAAACATTGTGATAAATTTTCTCTTAAATACATTCTGATAAAATGTTCTCAGTGTATGCCAATAGTGCAAAGTGATTGAAGAGTGGATAATAAATCTTGAAACTGCCAAGATGTTGCATGTTAAACCTTGCATCCCACATGAATAAAGACTGTCAGAGACTGTAATCAATGCTCTGTAAGGAAAATTAGGAGCATGATGCATTTTCTCACAAATGCATGGCTCCTCCCTTGACGCCTCAAAGGGCACTGCCGTGACTTATCAGTCATGAATGTGGTGCAAATGGAAAGTCTGCATAATCCCGCTCTTCCCCGCTTCTCGTTAATGCTTCTGCACCAGTAGTTATTTTGCAAACTTGCAAGAACTGAATCAGCAGTGCAACTGTGCCTTCAATTCAGTCGAACCTTGTTGCAACGAAGTAAGATCCGACACGAAAATACctgttatatccaatatttgttaCAAGCATATATATTCACTATTTGCTGGTCTCTACAGGAAACATTCAATTTAATTTGTTATATGCAAAAATATCTTTACAATGGAGCACTTGGGACCTCCAGAATCTTTTTTTATACAGGTCACTTAGTTGCAAAGATTGTTCACCATAGTGCTTGCAATAGAACTACCCAAgcacattcagaaaaaaaaaacctttattcAACATGGATTCGACAGGTACATTAGTGAATGAAGCTGCCAATTTTCATCTGCACGCTTCATCCAATGGAATGTAAAACTTCAGCAGACATTATGGCACAGAAGTTTATGGCGTGAACCACGATGTAACCTGATAGTGGCACAAGGTAATGCTGCAGAGCTTCGAATGCCGCTATCGCCTCCCTTGTCAAAATTATTGGGCTTATCATCACTGCTGCTCAACAAGGTGATGaatggggctagttggttgttGCGCTAAGTACAGAACAGGGAGAAGGAATACAGGGACAGTGACAAGGTTGTTGTCCCTGTCTTCCTTGTCTCTCTTCCATACCtggaccagaaaaaaaaaagacttatcACTACTGTATGCATAGACGTTTACCTTCTTCCCATCCGTGATGGCTTTGACAGTGTCGCTGGTATGCTGTTCTGAGCAGATCATCATTTTGTCGGAGTATGAGAAAGGGGAAGGAATTTCTATTATCCACTGTGGATTCCACACCCTCCCGTGAGGTCTTTGTTGTGGTGTCAAGTGCGACTTTGTATGCCCTTCGCAGCTCAGTGGCAAGTACGAAAGGCAGTAGTGGCACTGCTACGTGCATTCGTTGCAAAGCAACAATTCAGCCATTGGGGATGCCCAAATTTCTTCATCGTAGAGGTAGATATGTTGTAGTG includes:
- the LOC126544090 gene encoding oxidative stress-induced growth inhibitor 2-like isoform X4, which encodes MAVYKEVVVIGNGPSGITMSYFLAGNWPCYAPGACHPNPYLHARLENNRSLSLVEQDLSLLSSGLEGRSCNPVSLLLDTLCHPDADLGSDEPSALSWVHNPSRVLDHVVIGNGLPGGSWQRMDGGILTISLGSWMELPDLTFKEWDSSKPQSPQGSPNCQNRVSVQRVAQYYRDYVNLKHLQRYFRNFASVQSVRPCNSEDDPEGGHLWEVKGVDKQTGTSFCYVTPHVVLAAGHYDAPRRLGIPGEDLPFVSHDLGQLEVLLRDTKSSIKKLAVVGSGLSAADAVIAARFHGVDVCHVFRKRVDDPDLVFNQLPRSMYPEYHKVHQMMSSAEHYPGYKAYAHCQVRCIHSDGRMELDSDTEIRDVSHVLVLIGSHPNLDFLPLEGTQLGLVAGLPVDCRANPIQIHPHTHETEALKGIYALGPLVGDNFVRFLQGGALAVTAHIWRSVSGT
- the LOC126544090 gene encoding oxidative stress-induced growth inhibitor 2-like isoform X2, whose translation is MRQQVPDIQDVPVDMAVYKEVVVIGNGPSGITMSYFLAGNWPCYAPGACHPNPYLHARLENNRSLSLVEQDLSLLSSGLEGRSCNPVSLLLDTLCHPDADLGSDEPSALSWVHNPSRVLDHVVIGNGLPGGSWQRMDGGILTISLGSWMELPDLTFKEWDSSKPQSPQGSPNCQNRVSVQRVAQYYRDYVNLKHLQRYFRNFASVQSVRPCNSEDDPEGGHLWEVKGVDKQTGTSFCYVTPHVVLAAGHYDAPRRLGIPGEDLPFVSHDLGQLEVLLRDTKSSIKKLAVVGSGLSAADAVIAARFHGVDVCHVFRKRVDDPDLVFNQLPRSMYPEYHKVHQMMSSAEHYPGYKAYAHCQVRCIHSDGRMELDSDTEIRDVSHVLVLIGSHPNLDFLPLEGTQLGLVAGLPVDCRANPIQIHPHTHETEALKGIYALGPLVGDNFVRFLQGGALAVTAHIWRSVSGT
- the LOC126544090 gene encoding oxidative stress-induced growth inhibitor 2-like isoform X3 — its product is MRQQDIQDVPVDMAVYKEVVVIGNGPSGITMSYFLAGNWPCYAPGACHPNPYLHARLENNRSLSLVEQDLSLLSSGLEGRSCNPVSLLLDTLCHPDADLGSDEPSALSWVHNPSRVLDHVVIGNGLPGGSWQRMDGGILTISLGSWMELPDLTFKEWDSSKPQSPQGSPNCQNRVSVQRVAQYYRDYVNLKHLQRYFRNFASVQSVRPCNSEDDPEGGHLWEVKGVDKQTGTSFCYVTPHVVLAAGHYDAPRRLGIPGEDLPFVSHDLGQLEVLLRDTKSSIKKLAVVGSGLSAADAVIAARFHGVDVCHVFRKRVDDPDLVFNQLPRSMYPEYHKVHQMMSSAEHYPGYKAYAHCQVRCIHSDGRMELDSDTEIRDVSHVLVLIGSHPNLDFLPLEGTQLGLVAGLPVDCRANPIQIHPHTHETEALKGIYALGPLVGDNFVRFLQGGALAVTAHIWRSVSGT
- the LOC126544090 gene encoding oxidative stress-induced growth inhibitor 2-like isoform X1, which encodes MNTALSGSRHLQRSQDIQDVPVDMAVYKEVVVIGNGPSGITMSYFLAGNWPCYAPGACHPNPYLHARLENNRSLSLVEQDLSLLSSGLEGRSCNPVSLLLDTLCHPDADLGSDEPSALSWVHNPSRVLDHVVIGNGLPGGSWQRMDGGILTISLGSWMELPDLTFKEWDSSKPQSPQGSPNCQNRVSVQRVAQYYRDYVNLKHLQRYFRNFASVQSVRPCNSEDDPEGGHLWEVKGVDKQTGTSFCYVTPHVVLAAGHYDAPRRLGIPGEDLPFVSHDLGQLEVLLRDTKSSIKKLAVVGSGLSAADAVIAARFHGVDVCHVFRKRVDDPDLVFNQLPRSMYPEYHKVHQMMSSAEHYPGYKAYAHCQVRCIHSDGRMELDSDTEIRDVSHVLVLIGSHPNLDFLPLEGTQLGLVAGLPVDCRANPIQIHPHTHETEALKGIYALGPLVGDNFVRFLQGGALAVTAHIWRSVSGT